A region of bacterium DNA encodes the following proteins:
- a CDS encoding ABC transporter substrate-binding protein → MTRVDAHRRVHGALGVLLSVGVAVALIAGVGPAQSAATGPALTIGQGVDAETLDPHGSLTQATLNITQQINEPFLDWDYTKGEIKPVLATSWKQLNATTWQFKIRENVKFTNGEPLTAQTVKFNIDRLLNPANKLNVAALLNQLAGADVVDASTVNIRTTAPFPLLPLALTRLQLLPSEYFQKVGAQQFIDHPIGTGPYTFVSWVKDDRIILQANPDYWGGRPQIGTVVYRAIPNDASRMAALESGGADLVTNVNLNDVAGLKQNPDVVVIAGPSLRLMGIYLDSRSTSPFADKRIRQALNYAVDKKTIVSRLLLGYGKALPGQVLSTEYLGFNPAVQAYPYDPARAKQLLQEAGYKGGQLTLEVGRGRYPKGEELAQVVANQLQQVGVNATVQIVEWAPFIQQLMSRTLAPLNVLAYSTQPDAYFQLQLYMCQYRASLYCNAGFDALVQKALATDNPDARLKLYQTASALLHDDPPIIYLYQMDNIWAVRKRVHGWHPRPDEGIQLLGVTAGQ, encoded by the coding sequence GTGACACGAGTTGATGCGCACCGCCGGGTCCACGGGGCCCTTGGGGTCTTGTTGTCTGTTGGCGTCGCCGTGGCGCTCATCGCCGGCGTCGGTCCGGCGCAGAGCGCCGCCACCGGTCCGGCGCTCACGATCGGGCAGGGAGTCGACGCCGAGACGCTCGACCCTCACGGGAGTCTCACGCAGGCCACGCTCAACATCACCCAGCAAATCAACGAGCCGTTCTTGGACTGGGACTACACGAAGGGCGAGATCAAGCCGGTCCTCGCAACGAGCTGGAAGCAGCTCAACGCGACCACCTGGCAGTTCAAGATCCGCGAGAACGTGAAGTTCACGAACGGAGAGCCGCTGACGGCGCAGACCGTCAAGTTCAACATCGACCGCCTCCTCAACCCGGCCAACAAGCTGAACGTCGCCGCCCTACTGAACCAACTCGCCGGGGCGGACGTCGTCGACGCGAGCACGGTGAACATTCGCACGACGGCGCCGTTTCCGCTGCTGCCGCTAGCGCTGACGCGGTTGCAGCTCCTGCCGTCCGAGTACTTCCAGAAGGTCGGCGCGCAGCAGTTCATCGACCACCCGATCGGCACGGGGCCGTACACGTTCGTCAGTTGGGTGAAGGACGACAGGATCATCCTGCAGGCGAACCCGGATTACTGGGGCGGCCGGCCCCAGATCGGGACCGTGGTGTATCGTGCGATCCCGAACGACGCGAGCCGGATGGCCGCGCTGGAGAGCGGCGGCGCGGATCTCGTGACGAACGTGAACCTCAACGACGTGGCCGGCCTTAAGCAGAACCCCGACGTGGTGGTCATCGCCGGGCCGAGCTTGCGCCTCATGGGGATCTATCTCGACTCCCGGTCGACGTCGCCGTTCGCCGACAAACGGATCCGGCAGGCGCTCAACTACGCCGTGGACAAGAAGACGATCGTCTCGCGGTTGCTGCTCGGGTACGGGAAGGCCCTCCCGGGGCAGGTGCTGTCGACCGAGTACTTGGGCTTCAACCCCGCGGTGCAGGCGTATCCGTACGACCCCGCGCGCGCGAAACAGCTCCTGCAGGAGGCCGGCTACAAGGGCGGTCAGCTCACGCTGGAGGTCGGGCGCGGACGCTATCCGAAGGGGGAAGAACTCGCGCAGGTCGTCGCGAACCAGCTCCAGCAGGTCGGCGTGAACGCGACGGTGCAAATCGTGGAGTGGGCGCCGTTCATCCAGCAGTTGATGAGCCGGACCCTCGCCCCGCTCAACGTTCTCGCGTACTCGACCCAGCCCGACGCGTACTTCCAGCTTCAGTTGTACATGTGCCAGTATCGCGCCTCGCTCTACTGCAACGCCGGCTTCGACGCGCTCGTGCAGAAGGCGCTCGCCACCGACAATCCGGATGCCCGGCTGAAGCTGTACCAGACGGCCTCCGCGCTGCTGCACGACGATCCGCCGATCATCTACCTCTACCAGATGGACAACATCTGGGCCGTGCGCAAGCGCGTGCACGGCTGGCATCCGCGGCCCGACGAGGGGATTCAGTTGCTCGGCGTCACGGCGGGCCAGTAG
- a CDS encoding Xaa-Pro peptidase family protein gives MEHAARRRRTQAEMGSVGVEHLIVSPSADLVYLTGYDAMNMERPTLLVLPQAGDPFFLVPQLEADKTRAAAPGIEVRGWRDEEDPWRALRARIGDAAGVVAVSDVMRAGFVLAIQEAFPRARVRSAGALIGGLRQYKDADEVEALREAGRRTDAVFEHLRTETFAGRTEVAVADLIGRHLRAQGLAWKWSYICSVAGGDHSASPHHVLSERPLRGGDAVCMDFGGKYREYVSDLTRTVHIGPPDEEFARVYGVVREAQERAVRAVRPGVPAEEIDRAARGVIAGAGYGDYFTHRTGHGLGLEVHEPPYIVAGNTAPVRPGMVFSVEPGIYLPGRFGVRIEDIVVVTRDGCERLNQAHRDLCVVA, from the coding sequence ATGGAGCACGCCGCGCGCCGCCGGCGCACGCAGGCGGAGATGGGCAGTGTGGGCGTCGAGCATCTCATCGTCAGTCCATCGGCCGACCTTGTGTACCTCACCGGCTACGATGCGATGAACATGGAGCGCCCGACGCTGCTGGTCCTGCCCCAGGCGGGCGACCCGTTCTTTCTCGTCCCGCAGCTCGAGGCCGACAAGACCCGCGCGGCCGCTCCGGGCATCGAGGTGCGGGGATGGCGGGACGAGGAGGATCCTTGGCGCGCGCTGCGCGCGCGGATCGGCGACGCGGCCGGTGTCGTCGCCGTTTCCGATGTGATGCGCGCCGGGTTCGTGCTGGCGATCCAGGAGGCGTTTCCCAGGGCCCGCGTCCGGTCCGCCGGCGCGCTGATCGGGGGCCTCCGGCAGTACAAGGACGCCGACGAGGTCGAGGCGCTCCGGGAGGCCGGGCGCCGGACGGACGCGGTGTTCGAGCACCTCCGAACGGAGACGTTTGCCGGGCGCACCGAGGTAGCGGTCGCCGATCTCATCGGACGGCATCTGCGCGCGCAGGGGCTGGCCTGGAAGTGGAGCTACATCTGCAGCGTCGCCGGCGGGGACCATTCGGCCTCGCCGCACCACGTGTTGAGCGAGCGGCCGCTGCGCGGCGGAGACGCCGTGTGCATGGACTTCGGTGGGAAGTATCGGGAGTACGTGTCGGACTTGACGCGCACCGTGCACATCGGACCGCCAGACGAGGAGTTCGCGCGCGTCTACGGAGTCGTCCGGGAGGCGCAGGAGCGGGCGGTCCGCGCGGTGCGGCCCGGCGTGCCGGCCGAGGAGATCGACCGGGCGGCGCGGGGCGTGATCGCCGGCGCGGGCTACGGGGACTACTTCACGCATCGCACGGGGCACGGCCTCGGTCTGGAAGTGCACGAGCCCCCGTACATCGTGGCCGGGAACACCGCCCCCGTGCGCCCCGGGATGGTCTTCAGCGTGGAACCGGGCATCTATCTGCCGGGCCGGTTCGGCGTGCGCATCGAGGACATCGTGGTCGTGACGCGGGACGGGTGCGAGCGTCTCAATCAGGCGCACCGCGACCTCTGTGTGGTGGCGTAG
- a CDS encoding ABC transporter permease: MASRPMRILRVLTRSPKGVFGLALTVVFVGAALFAPLIAPFDPNRQDLLSALVPPHVAPTDAGFHLFGTDALGRDILSRVVFGTRVSLVVGTMAVAVSLAIGVPIGVCAGYFGGLTDDALSRLTDTLMSLPFLVVVLAVMAVLHPSLFNIILVLAITSWAPYARLSRSQTLAVRELEYIEASRAVGARPVRILHRHVVPNVAVPVLVVASLQVGTMILAEASLAFLGVGVQPPLVSWGAMSADGWAYLRSAWWVGVFPGLAISLVVLGLNLFGDALREVADPATRHR, translated from the coding sequence ATGGCGAGTCGGCCGATGCGCATCCTTCGCGTCCTGACGCGCAGCCCGAAGGGTGTGTTCGGGCTCGCGCTCACGGTAGTGTTCGTCGGGGCGGCACTGTTCGCACCGCTGATCGCGCCGTTCGATCCCAACCGGCAGGATCTGTTGAGCGCCCTGGTCCCTCCGCATGTGGCGCCGACGGACGCGGGGTTCCACCTGTTCGGCACGGACGCCCTTGGCAGAGACATCCTCAGCCGTGTCGTCTTCGGGACCCGGGTCTCGCTCGTCGTGGGGACGATGGCCGTGGCCGTCTCCCTGGCGATCGGGGTGCCGATCGGCGTGTGCGCGGGCTATTTCGGCGGGCTGACCGACGACGCGCTCTCCCGTCTCACCGACACGCTGATGTCGCTGCCGTTTCTAGTCGTGGTGCTGGCGGTGATGGCGGTCCTCCACCCATCGCTCTTCAACATCATCCTGGTCCTGGCGATCACCAGCTGGGCCCCGTACGCGCGGCTCTCCCGGTCGCAGACCCTGGCGGTCCGGGAGCTGGAGTACATCGAGGCGTCCCGCGCCGTCGGGGCGCGGCCCGTGCGCATTCTTCACCGTCACGTGGTCCCCAACGTGGCGGTCCCCGTCCTCGTCGTGGCCTCCTTGCAGGTGGGGACGATGATCTTGGCCGAAGCTTCCTTGGCGTTCCTCGGCGTGGGCGTGCAGCCGCCGCTGGTGTCGTGGGGCGCGATGTCGGCCGACGGCTGGGCCTACCTGCGGTCGGCCTGGTGGGTCGGCGTGTTTCCAGGGCTGGCGATCTCGCTGGTCGTCCTGGGCCTGAACCTGTTCGGGGACGCCCTGCGAGAGGTCGCCGACCCTGCGACCCGACATCGCTGA
- a CDS encoding ABC transporter permease, translating to MSFIYIGRRLASGVIVLFATVLVAFVLIHLSGDPVQLMLPFEATQQQVDTLRAELGLNLPLPVQFERFLVRAARGDFGESIRQQQPALGLVLERVPASLALLGASAVVMLVLGIPLGAVAAARQRSLVDTIASAAAVLGQSVPTFWVGMLLILVFAVRLRWFPYGGGGGLDHLVMPGVTLGIFSSAIVARLTRSGLVEALATDYVRTARAKGLSERLVLYRHALRNAALPILTVIGIQIPTLLAGAIVTEQVFSYPGMARLAVQAIGYRDVPVVQAFVVVFTTVVVVTNLVVDVLYFALNPRIRYQ from the coding sequence ATGTCGTTCATCTATATCGGGCGACGCCTCGCCAGTGGCGTGATCGTGCTGTTTGCCACCGTCCTCGTCGCGTTTGTCCTGATCCACCTGTCCGGCGATCCTGTCCAGCTGATGCTTCCGTTCGAGGCCACCCAGCAGCAGGTCGATACGCTGCGAGCCGAGCTCGGACTCAACCTCCCTCTGCCCGTCCAGTTCGAGCGGTTTCTCGTGCGCGCCGCGCGCGGAGACTTCGGGGAGTCGATCCGGCAGCAGCAGCCGGCGCTCGGGCTCGTCCTCGAGCGGGTGCCGGCCAGCCTCGCGCTGCTGGGCGCATCCGCGGTGGTCATGCTGGTGCTCGGGATCCCGCTCGGCGCCGTCGCGGCCGCGCGCCAGCGCTCGCTCGTGGACACGATCGCGTCGGCGGCCGCGGTACTCGGGCAGAGTGTGCCGACGTTCTGGGTAGGGATGCTGTTGATCCTGGTCTTCGCCGTGCGGCTGCGGTGGTTTCCGTACGGCGGCGGCGGGGGTCTCGACCATCTCGTCATGCCAGGCGTCACGCTCGGCATCTTCTCGTCGGCGATCGTCGCGCGGCTCACCCGCTCCGGATTGGTCGAGGCGCTCGCGACCGACTACGTGCGAACGGCGCGGGCGAAGGGGTTGAGCGAGCGGTTGGTGCTCTACCGGCACGCCCTCAGGAACGCCGCGCTGCCGATCCTGACGGTGATCGGGATTCAGATCCCGACGCTGCTGGCCGGCGCGATCGTGACCGAGCAGGTGTTCAGCTACCCGGGGATGGCGCGGTTGGCGGTTCAGGCGATCGGCTACCGTGACGTGCCGGTCGTGCAGGCGTTCGTCGTCGTGTTCACCACGGTGGTGGTGGTGACCAACCTCGTCGTCGACGTGCTCTACTTCGCCCTGAACCCCCGCATCCGGTACCAATGA